A window of Plasmodium malariae genome assembly, chromosome: 5 contains these coding sequences:
- the PmUG01_05040200 gene encoding conserved Plasmodium protein, unknown function — translation MMSFKTNEAKSNEVRLSPSSERENKYAGNGKGNNSSNNNGNSKRNSKCNSNFNSNFNNCSGNLGREKADRKSNSNNRIAKQKKRNNYKYAKKLINFFLRSYKLEKIKKRNLFKENTLLKKEVEQKKKNLKIMKNDYLTILNLEKEYFDKYQEDKLFIDNTENYNTNKLVKDSSHFIFFFNLFVRGRYLNMDSLEEALMKDNKKKNIQKKIKTKIQENIIEAKTSTKRDILFLNGKHTRLLICNYLKVFLNNVQNEDMISTNFHIIDYAELYENRENSNNNYFSNHNVKIKQKEQSTFLSSPGSLNHNGRKNDASGNTGGVSGSTGSTDDDAARNRNENRSKGGMHAGNNDESGSNLNGDNKIDKLTNDDLMVRSSSMQNGKCIEINEFIYNRILTNFVTELKGFFFSIIAKVRSNKLIATLIVIFSELCLHLTPYYLNIINFIDILNDFANAISVSYIKRLIIFFQNNKNQFIEKYKEFQNSIIFNDPVKIQSVGARLIGFIKILQKKNSLNNKKKESFNIFFLNLLLSECLPINHLGFCNRQSVKNNCNFLFYDSLEHHTNSLNDELILFDEYELTIRENIKNYKKVKTIIHNEINSRFFSDVSSSKGTKRKNPTVGLTSSVEETEGKNEQPLSKKKKNVNSNSDKQEEKEVTDDEQASTSTTTMHSVKRVDEERNRSNNGKDAISKDGSNDRSKDKSMDRSKYQSKDRSKERSKERGKQRKRTESSSRRSSSSSSSCSVGTPDRHKMGNTEKNLTCRKLFNNVNEANKNYKVYLSYIYLVIFVRFPEMFASTNKIELDDVYKSFKLFYAFIKNLKKENIMNISVIREYLHNSDFDFLGNRHIYNIVIRDENFLNVFFFNILLVLNYLNCELHILENYTNLPAHGQDNGMNDISEKSTVIKTKEINNRVSGTHNNLETSHLSTTHSQDQNRNCEDKNASTNSRMHKGPQKSGKENSNTNSSNLASNNNNNNISNINSNSNNNSSLKNKENSNKIIPGSGKGESSHLIIASSRDVKNRDNKLVSEKTKKIMYMFIKDLINYLESTKNSYYYRLLLLKEYCWYTWKKQLTGKPSKDNSDIKFEFKSWHNEMKMEKKNAKEVVKPSSNNSINVKKEHDYNKSADSSYPVQNLIYIIENFELLNKRMKSYYELNKNNKNLMKNMYKYTKFMQHYYAYDNNITNNSTEGEVPTGNDENMAKMNPVPSTTPSINNMNNFLIEINKIYLRREAEFWELDESDAVTNMKKSKNETNILIEKLIEKLEDYKKKMHIDNDPINEIEESEKSKNNPVFKFRLAKLFILKYIDLYAIVKNKEFSTDCNFLYNLMLKMDKNLEKKKNFKENKIVLNEEEDQEKEVENVEEQHHEGNANVGADADANAAEEDAGGREEGGNKISEQDKKFS, via the exons ATAGTAACTTCAATAACTGCAGTGGTAACTTAGGTAGGGAAAAAGCAGACCGGAAgagtaacagtaacaatagAATAGCAAAACAGAAGAAAAGGAACAATTACAAATATGCCAAGAAGCTCATTAATTTCTTCTTAAGGAGTTACAAGttggaaaagataaaaaaaaggaacttgttcaaagaaaatacattattaaagaaagaggtggaacaaaaa aaaaaaaatttgaaaattatgaaaaatgattatttaaCCATTCTAAATTTAGAAAAGgaatattttgataaataCCAAGAGGACAAACTGTTCATAGATAAtacagaaaattataatacaaataaactTGTTAAAGATTCGTCgcactttatttttttctttaatttatttgttagaGGACGTTATTTAAATATGGACAGTTTGGAAGAGGCTTTAATGaaggataataaaaaaaaaaatatacaaaaaaaaataaaaacaaaaatacaagaaaatattatagaaGCGAAAACAAGTACTAAGAGagatattctttttttaaatgggAAACATACAAGACTCTTAATATGCAATTATTTGAAAGTCTTTTTGAACAATGTACAGAACGAAGATATGATAAGCAccaattttcatattattgaTTATGCTGAGTTGTATGAAAATAGggaaaatagtaataataattattttagcAATCATAATGTAAAGATAAAACAAAAGGAGCAGTCTACTTTTTTGTCTAGTCCGGGTTCTTTGAACCACAATGGCCGTAAAAACGATGCGAGTGGCAATACTGGTGGTGTTAGCGGTAGTACTGGTTCTACTGATGATGATGCTGCTCGTAATAGAAATGAAAATAGGAGTAAAGGTGGCATGCATGCTGGTAACAATGATGAAAGTGGAAGCAATCTAAACGGAGATAACAAAATCGATAAGTTAACAAATGACGATCTAATGGTTAGAAGCAGCTCCATGCAAAATGGTAAATGCATTGAGATAAacgaatttatatataaccgAATACTAACCAATTTTGTAACTGAGTTAAAGGGCTTCTTTTTCTCAATTATAGCTAAGGTAAGAAGCAATAAACTTATTGCAACTCTAATTGTTATATTCAGTGAGTTATGTTTGCACTTAACTCCTTATTATTtgaacataataaattttatcgATATACTTAACGATTTTGCAAATGCGATTTCAGTGAGTTACATAAAGCgtcttataatattttttcaaaataataaaaatcagtttatagaaaaatataaagaatttcAAAACTCAATTATTTTCAACGATCCAGTAAAAATACAATCAGTTGGAGCTAGACTAATaggttttataaaaattttacaaaaaaaaaatagtctaaataataaaaaaaaagaatcctttaatatattttttctcaatTTGTTATTATCTGAATGCCTACCTATTAATCACTTAGGTTTCTGCAACAGACAGtcagtaaaaaataattgcaattttttattttatgactCATTAGAACATCATACCAATAGCCTAAACGATGAACTAATTCTTTTTGATGAATATGAACTAACCATTagggaaaatattaaaaattataaaaaagtaaaaacgaTCATCCATAATGAAATCAACAGCAGGTTTTTCTCAGACGTTTCTTCATCCAAAGgcacaaaaaggaaaaacccAACCGTGGGTTTAACTAGCAGTGTGGAAGAAACCGagggaaaaaatgaacagccgctttcaaaaaaaaagaaaaatgtaaacagTAACAGCGACAAGCAGGAGGAGAAGGAGGTAACGGACGACGAACAGGCAAGCACTAGCACCACCACGATGCACAGCGTCAAGAGAGTTGATGAGGAAAGGAACAGATCGAATAATGGAAAAGATGCGATAAGTAAGGATGGAAGTAATGATCGGAGCAAGGACAAGAGCATGGACAGGAGCAAATACCAGAGCAAGGATAGGAGTAAGGAGCGGAGCAAAGAAAGGGGCAAACAAAGGAAGAGAACAGAGAGCAGCAGTAGAAGAAGCAGTAGCAGCAGCAGCAGTTGCAGTGTCGGAACTCCGGATAGACACAAAATGGGGAACACCGAAAAAAATCTAACATGCcgtaaattatttaataatgtaaatgaaGCGAATAAGAATTACAAAGTGTATCTATCCTATATTTATCTTGTAATTTTTGTAAGATTCCCTGAAATGTTTGCCAGTACTAATAAGATAGAGTTAGATGATGTTTACAAATCATTTAAACtattttatgcatttataaaaaatttgaaaaaagaaaatattatgaatataagtGTGATAAGAGAATATTTACACAATTCTGATTTTGATTTTCTTGGGAatagacatatatataatattgtaatacgggatgaaaattttttaaatgttttttttttcaacattCTCCTAGTCCTTAACTATTTAAATTGcgaattacatattttagaaaattacACAAATTTACCTGCACATGGTCAGGATAATGGGATGAACGACATTTCTGAAAAATCGACTGTAATAAAAACTAAGGAGATTAATAATCGTGTGAGTGGTAcacataataatttagaaaCTAGTCATTTGTCTACTACCCATTCCCAAGATCAGAACAGAAATTGTGAGGATAAAAATGCATCCACAAACTCTCGAATGCACAAAGGGCCTCAAAAGAGCGGCAAAGAAAACAGTAACACGAATAGTAGTAACCTGGCAagtaacaacaacaacaacaacatcagcaatattaatagtaatagtaacaataatagtagttTAAAGAACAAAGAGAACagtaacaaaattattcCTGGAAGTGGGAAAGGAGAAAGCAGTCATTTGATTATCGCCAGTTCAAGGGATGTAAAAAACAGAGATAACAAATTAGTTAGTGAAAAGacgaaaaaaattatgtacatgttCATAAAGGATTTAATAAACTATTTAGAGAGCACGAAAAactcatattattatagaCTTTTATTGTTAAAAGAATATTGTTGGTATACTTGGAAAAAGCAGTTGACTGGAAAGCCAAGCAAAGATAACTCAGACataaaatttgaatttaAAAGTTGGCATAACGAAatgaaaatggaaaaaaagaatgctAAGGAGGTAGTAAAACCAAGTAGTAACAACAGCATCAACGTTAAGAAGGAGCACGATTATAATAAAAGTGCGGACAGTTCATATCCTGTGCAAAActtaatttacataattgaaaatttcgaattattgaataaaagaatgaaaagCTATTATGagttaaacaaaaataataaaaatttaatgaaaaatatgtataaatacacaaaattTATGCAGCATTATTATgcatatgataataatataacgaATAACAGCACCGAGGGGGAGGTACCAACTGGTAATGACGAAAACATGGCGAAAATGAATCCAGTTCCAAGTACAACACCCTCTATAAATAACATGAATAACTTTTTAATAGAAATtaataagatatatttaagaaGAGAAGCCGAATTTTGGGAATTAGACGAAAGTGACGCAGTtacaaatatgaaaaaaagtaaaaacgaAACAAATATACTTATTGAAAAACTAATTGAAAAATTAGAAGactataagaaaaaaatgcatatagaTAATGATCCTATTAATGAAATTGAAGAGAGCGAAAAGAGCAAAAATAACCCTGTTTTTAAATTCAGACTAGCAAAATTGTTTATACTCAAATATATTGACCTGTATgctattgtaaaaaataaggagTTCTCAACAGATTGTAACTTCTTGTACAATTTGATGCTTAAGATGGacaaaaatttagaaaagaagaaaaattttaaagagaACAAAATTGTCTTAAATGAAGAGGAGGACCAAGAAAAAGAAGTGGAAAACGTGGAAGAACAGCATCATGAGGGGAACGCCAATGTTGGTGCAGATGCGGATGCAAATGCAGCAGAAGAAGACGCAGGAGGGAGGGAAGAAGggggaaataaaatatctgAACAAGATAAGAAATTTTCCTAA